The Diadema setosum chromosome 8, eeDiaSeto1, whole genome shotgun sequence genome includes the window CACTATTACTAatactattcaaattattgatacagaTTATTCATATCAGGATTTGGACGTCCTTTCTTTAAAGATTGTGGCAAGTATTGATTTCATCTTGGCAAAAGTTGATAATTTTATAATTTGAATAGTGTTGAAGGGAATAGAATGAAgttgaaggaaaagtggaagaaaaaggtaAGGCTAttagaaggagggagagagagagtaagagagagaaaagaagatgagaaggaagttgaattcaaaggggatttgtttctagtagtctacatataggcctaataataataaattaatgaGAATAGTGTTAGAAAAAGTGTACAATCATGTAGTAATATAGTGGACTTCTTAGTTATAAAGTGCTCATTTCacctaaaaagatactcatggcgctgtggaaacagaatattgaaattgacatgGCGATATGTTTTTAATCTACAAGTTCGAATTATAGTACATTGTaaaaataattgttttcatgatagtattaatttttccatttcattttttaattatgtaTACAAGAACTGCAACCccaatatttgcttttgttttgtagtaaaggtccattttattgtgcaatattaaAGGTATACTATTTTAACATGTAAACAAAGGCTAATTACACGTATTGTGTACGTCTGAGTTCGAATCCGTCATTGGATTTTCAAAATTATGAttcattttcacgaaaaaatGCCAAAACCCAAGTCTATCGGGAACGCCCCTAAAAAAATCCGGCTCAGCGGCGGGTGATTGACAGATGTGTGTATACGTCACAACCAGAATATACGAGCCAGCTCGCCTTCGAAGGAGCTCGCATATCTGCCttgcactgcgtgttaaaaAAATACGTGTGAGCGATAATTTTGCCCTCTTTTGAAAGCACGATTATGAAGTATTGAAATTGTAAACTGAGGGGAAAAGCCCATGTTTAAGGAATTTGAACATTACTCTACATACACATACGGTGTAATTTGATTTGGGCCCATATTTTACCCAGTTTATCTTATTTATAGTCAACGTTATTTTATTCTTCCCGAACCTGTTAGTGCGAAAATGTGTTGCATACGTAGACGTCAATACAGGCGTTTTATTTCTCCGCTCTAATACTCGGGCACTTGCTAACACGAGCATTGTCTTGCGTACACAATAGTTTGATCAATATACGACTGACTAGCGCGACTGGCGTTGTTGGATGCACTATAAACGTGTTACAGTGAAGTGTTAGCGTCTGCGTTCGGACTGAATTTGTAGCtctgaaaatttgagaaaacgCTGCTTCTTGACAATGGATCTGGGGCTTGAGTCGGATTTGGTGGTCTGAACCCGAATCTGAGATGGAGGAATCAGATGACGACAGTGGAGACGAGCCAGCGGCCCTAGATCTATTTGTTTGAGCCGCTTGCAGAGGTGGAGGCCCATGTCAGGCTGAGGCCGAGTCGGTGGACGCTCCTCCGGGCGGGCTCGGGGAAGATGCTGAAGCTCGTGCCGCTGATCTTGACGGCGACGCACCTGCGCCTGCCGCTGCAGGAGCAGTACAGTGAGACTGGGAAATAAACTGGTAAATTAAAGTTAACTTGTACTTCTCATTACCAGTCATAGTTTCAAATGTATTATGCTCATTTGTTGATCCATAGTCTAACGTTTGTTACATAtactttgaaagtttgaaattatgttttgAAAAAGGACAACTTAGGGCCTAACATCAGTTACCGAAGtcttattttgtacattatacttTATAGTATAAAGTGAGATATTATTCAGAACAAAAGTAAAAGAAGCTTCGGAAGTGGGCTGCTGGtgacacaaagaaaaacagttGCCTGGGCCTATTACTAGTAGAGGTCTACCAGGTATAATGTACTTGTGATAGACCTACGGCTACGCTATAGCCATATAGCTGTAATTTCTTCCTAAGTAACTTTTGTATGATTATCTTCTCTTAAAAGTATGAAGTAGAGTCTCCAAATCACTGGATCATGTATAAATATTGCCACTACAGCAGAAAATACACAGCATTGGAGTGACAAAGCTACTATATTTTATGATAGTGCCAATAACTGCTATTTACTGCATAGAGATTATGGCAATCATTCACTAGtgggatatacattgtatttggttgTTATATTTAGCCTTAGCTCTTGGGTAAACTTGAAGGGAATAAACCCTCAACTGAAATAAGCCAGGCAaccaaaaaatatacattccaCTAAAGTGGATGATTACCACAAACTTAGTACAGTACATGTGCATATAGCAGGTGAGCATTGCCATGGGGTGGCAAGCCAACGTTCACAAACAATGGGGTGTTTTTATGGGAGACGCCTCTGGTATATGTATAGTGATAGACtcattttgtagatattttgCGTGTATAACACAACATCTTGCGGAGGTCATCTCAACTTCTAGATGGCAGCCCAATGTTGGATGTgaatagtacatgtatgctgcATGTATGTTATGTACATGCTCGCATGGCTATTTCATGTATTAATGTGTGCAGACAATTCACTGTTGCAGAAGTAACTCGTACATATAAACAACCTCTTTTAGCATCACTTTATGTTCAATGCTTTCTATTTTGATAATACAGGTGTTCATGCAGTTGTGGGTGTATCCCAATGCAGTCAGTGAGGGAGTCCATATGCTGCAAAGAATTCCTGTACTGGTGAGGAAGATGAATGACTACACTGACGGTGAGGAGGACCTGAATTGCATCACGGAGCACCCAGGATTCCAGCCAATATGTCTAGACAAGTGGGTACTGGAGACAGCGTATTTTCAGTATGTACAGCAGTATGAGGGTCACCACCGGAAGGATGTAACTGAGAATGAGTGAGTACCTATACTAGTGCAAATGTGCTACTACATGCACGCCATTGAACTTTAGAAGTTTATCAAATTTGTGAGAATGGTTTACACTATAACAAAGTTATGTATCAtcagtaaaataaaaaatgttattgACATGTCCCCAAATTGGAAGTAGTTCGAAACAACAATGAACACTTTTAGTCACATTTTTCATAGCAAATAACTGCTGATAAGTAAGAGTATAATTCATAAACCATGTTATAAGGTTGTACAGTGGAACTTCGtttagttggaaaaaaaaataacaaagtgcTAATACAATGTGTTACATGTATCTAAACATTTTGCAGGTCCCAGCTCTTTATatgaaaatttgtgtttttgtacCATAGTATAACAAAGTAATTTTCATGGTTCCATGGTCCTCCTTAGGACctgttcatttttattattatttttttttttcttgtttttttttttttgcggggggggggggatcttctctgtctctgtctagCTATGTTATAGCCTCAGGCCTTTTCggtaattacatgtacaatgctatgACATCAAATCCTGTGATGTTTAAAGAGAATAATGTATTCATGAACAAATCAAAAGGGGGGGAAAAACAATTCTATGCCTATGCATTCAAGTATTGACATAATATGCAAGTGTATTAACATGCTTGCTAACCCCCTTGTCTTTCttgtatttcctcttttttttttgcaggcgATCAAGGCACATCGCATACAGCCAGCTGGCTCGGTGGTGTTGGGGTTTTCTGGGCAGGAGGGTTCGTGTTCGCCTTCCTTCATGTGCCGTCACAACCGTCCCCTACTCTTATCCATCCGAGGTGTACAGGGGATTCGAGGACATATAAAATTTATTTCTTGGATCTTCAAGTGTGACATTTGAGGGACTGGGATTGGGATTATTTTTCTTGTATGTTGCACTGTATTACCCATGGCTACACCTCTGAGTAGAATCCAGAAATCAAGTTCAGAAACCATTTCTACAAGACTCTGGATGCTTGTCATGTATTCTGTTTTACTTAGTATCTTACTATCTATCTTTAGAACAAATTATTGAGTTTGAGAGTATTGCAGTGATACAAATTTTAATGTGTTCAAATATAGTGCcgcatttgtttcttttcttgtaGCTTTGATTTACATCTCCTGCATGTGGTTATTATACATAGTATTTATCTTGTCCTAATCTGTTGTAATCATAATTCAATACTAGTATGTTTATGCTACTCAAGCAGAGCATATACCGGTAGACTGAACGTGCATAAATTGTAAATAGAGAAGGGAAATGCCTAATGAGAGTGATAGGTCATGAAGCTGTAAATCATAATTTTTGCCACTAATGTAGCTTGTTTCTATTCATATCCATTTCCTATTTTcctatgacattttgaagtggGGAAATGACAAGTTTTGTGTTCTCAAGAAatgcttgtacattgtacttttttccCCAGTGTCGGTATGTTCcctgctctttcaaaatgagGTGAAAGTTGCTGACCATGAAAATGTAGATTTGTGGAGCATTATTTATAGTTACAGTGTATGTAATGGCTTTCTCACATGTTACACATTTAGATATgatcaaacaataaatgtaagTGATGCAATGCAGTGACAAGTATTCTTGAGtgacaaatcttttttttttgttttacatagcAACCCATCTCCTTCCCTTGAAATGTTTCTTGCCCTGATTCATTTGACACCCACATGTTTCTGTGGTGCCGAGTACAGATGCAAATAGTACACAGAGATTTCAAAGTGATTCTAAACATGAGGATGTAATATCATTTACAGAATCCTTTTACAATCTTTCTCAGCTCTCTGTATCTGTACTCTAAGCAACAAAAACATGCGGTTGTCAGATGTAACGGACTCCAATTTTATAAATTAGACCCCGTAATTATGAAAATACCCAAATAGCGATTTTCTTACTAattcagaacacacacacacatacacacaacacacacacacacacacacacacacccctcacacacatatacacaaacaacTTGTGTAGAATTTGGCTAAAATTATCAAGAGAACACCTTCCATGTAATGCTGTGTAGTACTTCTACATTTATTCATCTCACAATGGATGAAGTAAGCTTGAATTCTTCTATGAGATGATTCAAAGGTATCAACATTCAaccaacatacatgtagaaatGTTTTATGATACTGGATACAAATACCGTTTTAGTGAGGAACATTTAACCAAATGTTCAAATATGAGTTTTTGAATGGCTAAAATATCAACAGAAATTAGAgcaaattttttacatttatttttctacCCAGGTATTATAATGAGATAGTTCATAAAACAAGGTAATTCTAATTTTCATAGTCCCTCAATACTTGTTATAACAGGGTTCCACTGTACGAGCTgaatcgtacttcaaaatctaaaACATGGATGAAACTAAAAAGCTCTCTCTTACAGTTGCTAATTCAACGAGTgttgtgtattttgtattgtattgtattgtaattgTATCTTGAACAATACTTGGTTATCTTGAGAAATGTGTATTTTCAGGCATACCACatccatgacctttgacctacctAAGTTATCTCACCTTTACACACAACTACACTTCAATATGATCCATCTAtgcaagaatgcatgaattTTACCAAACAATAAATGCGTTATCTTCACAACAATTTGCTAATGGACAGACAATACAGGCCATACCATCGGGCATACAAAAAGTGGTGATGCATGTACTtactaacaatacttaacaacCAGACTGTCAAAATACTTCTGTGACACctacgttgtatttttcttctttcaagaaTGCTTGGTGCAATAAAACATCCCATGGGTCTTTCTGGAGACCCTTTATGGGGTAACTTTATtgaaggtacattgtatttaacacccccctccccccataaaagaaaaatacaacaaaaatacaacaaatgataaattgataagtaaataaataaaatgaaataaataaaaacatattttgacatacatgtaagtcctccatcataaatgtacacaatgcttatttgttttacaacatATACTGCAAAATTCAAGTATCCAATCAACTCTTTCCTTGGTTCTAAATCTTGATGTACTGATGCCTTTTGGTTTTAGTgacatatttttacttctaATAATGACAAATTTCATGAGGATGTCTCACCCAGTTACTGGCACATAGAAAaacttgcacaaaaaaaaaaaaattaaagcagGTTAAAAGTCATTGACCTGTGTGACCTTTGACTCCTTCCAAATCCCACTGTCCCTAAgaactatgtacatgtaccaaaaaGGTTTGGACAAAACTGAGCATGGTGGAGACAAGTTATGACAGACAAGTAGATGATAGAAACCATTTCAATCCCTCAGTCTCTTATCCTTCAGTGGGctgacaaaaatggaaaaaaaaattgtatggtgcaccccatcccctacccatCAATATATCCTATCTAAGCCATTTTGTCCTTTTATTTATTCTAAAGGTTGTTCCTATGATAAATTACCACtggacagcattttttttttctttgtagccTTGTGTCCTAAGAACTCTTATCCACTCGACCTCACTTCATTCATGGGCTGAACTGAGTTGGGTCTGATGCTGTTGAATGACATCTTCTTTTGATGGGTAAGTGTGTTCACTGGACAGTGGAGGTGGTGATGGCTGTCTTGCATGTGGAGATGCCTCACTGTCATACTCTGAAACTTCAGTCATGAGTTCCTCAGCATATGCtatagaagagaaaaaaagggggaagatataaaacaaattaacacacagatgttttctttacattaaaATGTAGTACACgtatatcttttattttgaatgatacATTTCTCcctatttctgcatttctttctttatttttttttttttttttgtagcggGGAAGCACTGTTATAACTACCATTACCaagtgatatactgtataatttttctatgtacaaagtaGGCTTACTACGACAAAACTAGACAGCATCCTATTTTGCTTATCACAGCTTTAACTTACAGTAGGTGGGAGGTTCTTTGATGGGCTTCGCAGTCGCTGATCCAGGCTTGTATTTgggcttgatgatgatgaaatgacGCTCTCCTTCACCTGTGGTGGCTTGTTGCCGGTCACTGTTAGGGTTGTGATGCAATGCTGCAAGGTGAAGCCTGCAACAGTAATATTAAGAACTTGGTGATGAAATTCAGCCATTGGACACAAGGTTATATGTAGAAAAAATGATGTTCAGTAGTAACATAACATTGGAACAACCATTCAAATAAAAGGACAAAATGGCATAGCTAAGTATATTAATGGATGGGGAGGGGCACTTGGATTTTACCTTGTGAATTTAGGTATTCTACTTCTCATTCTCAAGGCCATTGTCATTGTAGGAAGGAACAATGTGTCACTAGAAATTGTAAAGTGCATTAAAGCATTGTCTTTGAAATAAGGAAAGACTTGTTTAGACACCTGAAGACTCAAATATTTGTTGTAAAACAAAGATTGGGAAGTCAAGTCAGTACATTTCTTTCCTGTCttttttgtggtggtggtgggggtgcTGGAAGGGCAGGGGAAGGGTAAGAGCACAGATTAACTattcaaatacaaacaaaaatatacttgCCTGCAAAGCATGCCATGGTATCTGTATACATGACTTCATCTTGGGTGCAAACTGATCAATCACACTGTGAAATGATTCCAGAGAGGAAGTTTGTTGCCCACATGACATCTTCTTGATATCTTTGAGAAGAGTTGTGCTGCAAATGATGTCATCCAACTTTTTAGCGACTTTCGTATCTGGATATcaagaacaaaaaatgaattggaGAGGCAAATCAAAGAGAAAATGGTTGTTGGTACTACCTCCAGCAAATGAATTCTTGGGGCTCtaaggtatgaaatcaattttgggAATTCATCAACTGTAGGTTtcctttgaattgcattcaCACTTCAGTGCAAGAGTATCACACAAAATGTCTGATATCCCTTTTACTGTAGTCCAGCTTTAGCCCATTTTTGAAGCGGGATTTACTTAGTAACCTAGCTTTGTAACCGCAAATGCAAAATTTATTAGTGCTACACTTTCCTACTggtttcagttcagttttgtGCGGTATTAGAGGCATATGGTAAACACTGTGACTATTGCAACTGTCCTAAAAATCTTGAAATGTTTATGACCACTTTTGGTTCATTAGTTTTGGAAAAAGTTACGGtacccatacaaacacacaccgCATACGTAAACATACAAAGCAGAACATGCAAAAtccctctttttctttgtttttgtttttttggtctATTCTTTCACCCCTGCATACATGTGTCACTGAATTTAGACCAAGCGAAATATCAAGATACATTTTATGCTGATGCCTGAAGCGGACCTGCTTCATTGAATTCCTTCAATGAAGCAGATAATTCCCAGTACAAATGTGTACACGTGGGatattagtaggcctacatgtattagcACTATAGTAGGTCTATGAAAGTACGGTTGCATGCAAAATTATTCCACACCCTCGCATTTTGGACATTCTGGCAAAATTAGTAACATTACAAGTAACTGCAGACATCTCTACTAAACCATTCAAGTGGTGAACAGATTATTACAATTGAATACCAGAGCAAAATTCAAGCTTTCATTCATAGTCCATTCATATTGCAACCTTCACACAAAAAGCAGGATTCAACGTGAGAGGGGAAGATAGCAGGCCCTGAGCCGACTACTGTACGAGGCTCAGTTGGCTGAGGCTAGTACGGTAGTAGCACGGAGGAGCGCAAGCGAATGCAAGAGCTCTGCGCGCGGGCCCGCGCCGGCAGTAGTCGCGTCCCTCGCCTTCATGCATCCCCAGTCAAGTCTGCTCATCGTATAGTCATACGGAAGGATAGCCGCACCGACCTGAACGCGAAGCGTTCGGGTTGTATGGTTCGGCTATCCAATAACAC containing:
- the LOC140232298 gene encoding uncharacterized protein yields the protein MQLWVYPNAVSEGVHMLQRIPVLVRKMNDYTDGEEDLNCITEHPGFQPICLDKWVLETAYFQYVQQYEGHHRKDVTENERSRHIAYSQLARWCWGFLGRRVRVRLPSCAVTTVPYSYPSEVYRGFEDI